A region from the Benincasa hispida cultivar B227 chromosome 8, ASM972705v1, whole genome shotgun sequence genome encodes:
- the LOC120084237 gene encoding serine/threonine-protein kinase 16-like has product MGCSFSGLNALYDAVNGGGDIWINENRFRIVRQLGEGGFAFVFLVKEVISDSSSASGGGLAKKLKDPSRLSGDGTYALKKVIIQSSEQLELVREEIRVSSLFSHPNLLPLLDHAIIAVKSSTDGSVKHEAYLLFPVHLDGTLLDNAQTMKAKKEFFSTLDVLEIFHQLCAGLKHMHSNDPPYAHNDVKPGNVLLTHRKGKSPLAILMDFGSARPARKEIRSRSEALQLQEWASEHCSAPFRAPELWDCPSHADIDERTDIWSLGCTLYAIMYGLSPFEYALGESGGSLQLAIVNAQIKWPAGPNPPYPDALLQFIKWMLQPQSAVRPRIDDIVLHVDKLIAKFSN; this is encoded by the exons ATGGGTTGCTCCTTTTCTGGGTTGAATGCTCTGTACGACGCTGTCAATGGTGGCGGAGACATTTGGATAAACGAAAATCGGTTTAGGATCGTGAGGCAGCTCGGAGAAGGTGGCTTCGCCTTTGTGTTTTTGGTCAAAGAGGTTATTTCCGACTCTTCTTCAGCCTCTGGTGGTGGTCTCGCCAAGAAATTGAAGGACCCATCTCGTCTTTCCG GTGATGGAACTTATGCTTTGAAAAAAGTTATAATTCAGAGCAGTGAACAATTGGAGCTGGTGAGGGAGGAGATACGTGTTTCGTCGCTTTTTAGTCATCCCAATCTACTTCCGCTTCTTGACCATGCTATAATTGCAGTTAAG TCATCTACTGACGGATCTGTGAAACATGAAGCATACTTGTTATTTCCAGTTCACTTGGATGGAACATTACTGGACAATGCCCAGACAATGAAGGCTAAGAAGGAATTCTTTTCTACATTGGATGTTCTAGAGATATTTCATCAG CTTTGTGCAGGGCTTAAGCATATGCACAGTAATGATCCTCCTTATGCACACAATGATGTGAAACCTGGTAATGTTCTTTTAACTCATAGAAAAGGGAAGTCACCTCTCGCAATATTGATGGATTTTGGTAGTGCTCGACCAGCTAGAAAAGAAATTCGTTCTCGCTCAGAGGCACTCCAGTTGCAG GAATGGGCATCTGAGCATTGTTCTGCACCTTTTCGAGCACCGGAGTTGTGGGATTGTCCAAGCCATGCAGATATTGATGAGAGAACTGATATTTGGTCATTGGGATGTACTTTGTATGCAATAAT GTATGGGTTATCTCCATTTGAATATGCACTTGGAGAATCTGGTGGAAGCCTTCAATTAGCAATAGTAAATGCACAAATCAAATGGCCAGCAGGACCTAATCCTCCATATCCTGATGCTCTCCTCCAGTTTATAAAATGGATGCTTCAGCCCCAGTCTgcagttcgacctcggatcgaCGATATCGTACTTCACGTTGACAAATTGATTGCAAAGTTTTCGAATTAG
- the LOC120083305 gene encoding H/ACA ribonucleoprotein complex subunit 2-like protein — MGSDSEAEKSHQKDKKKEKKKLLALAPIAKPLAGKKLCKRTLKLVRKAAEYKCLKRGVKEVVKSIRRGQKGLCVIAGNISPIDVITHVPILCEEADIRYVYVPSKEDLANAGSTKRPTCCVLVQTKPNKGELGSTEQEKLKADYEQVVAEVSELTSTLF; from the exons ATGGGGAGTGATAGTGAGGCAGAGAAGTCGCATCAAAAGGAcaagaaaaaggagaagaagaagctgtTGGCTCTTGCACCAATTGCCAAACCCCTCGCCGGCAAAAAGCTCTGCAAGCGCACCCTCAAGCTTGTTCGCAAAG CTGCTGAGTATAAGTGCTTGAAGCGGGGAGTAAAGGAGGTTGTCAAAAGCATAAGGCGCGGCCAAAAAGG ACTGTGTGTAATAGCTGGAAACATTTCCCCCATTGACGTGATAACTCATGTTCCAATCTTATGTGAAGAGGCAGATATTCGTTACGTATATGTTCCCTCCAAGGAA GATCTTGCCAATGCCGGGTCGACCAAGAGGCCAACTTGTTGTGTGCTGGTACAAACTAAGCCAAACAAAGGGGAGCTTGGATCAACTGAACAAGAGAAACTCAAGGCTGACTATGAGCAAGTTGTAGCTGAAGTATCAGAACTTACTAGTACtcttttttga